Proteins from one Cicer arietinum cultivar CDC Frontier isolate Library 1 chromosome 3, Cicar.CDCFrontier_v2.0, whole genome shotgun sequence genomic window:
- the LOC101508321 gene encoding ras-related protein RABA4d-like — translation MLNCWRIVTMSNLYGDYNLKIDYVFKVVLIGDSAVGKTQLLARFARNEFNVDSKATIGVEFQTKTLIIDNKTIKAQIWDTAGQERYRAVTSAYYRGAVGAMLVYDMTKRQSFDHMARWLEELRGHADKNIVIMLIGNKCDLASLRAVPTEDAEEFAQRENLFFMETSALESTNVETCFLTILTEIYRINAKKTLTSNGDADHSDTSGLLKGSRIIVPGNQMDATGKKGGCCFAS, via the exons ATGTTGAATTGTTGGAGGATTGTGACGATGTCGAATTTGTACGGTGATTACAACTTGAAGATCGATTACGTATTCAAGGTTGTATTGATTGGTGATTCAGCAGTTGGAAAAACTCAACTACTCGCTCGTTTTGCAAGGAACGAATTTAACGTTGATTCGAAGGCCACAATTGGGGTCGAATTTCAAACCAAAACtttaattattgataataaaactattaaggCTCAAATATGGGATACTGCAGGTCAAGAAAG ATACAGGGCAGTTACTAGTGCTTACTATCGAGGTGCAGTTGGGGCAATGTTAGTTTACGACATGACAAAGCGTCAATCGTTCGATCACATGGCAAGATGGTTGGAAGAATTGAGAGGTCACGCCGACAAAAACATCGTCATCATGCTAATTGGCAACAAATGTGATCTTGCTAGTCTTAGAGCAGTTCCAACGGAAGACGCAGAGGAGTTTGCACAAAGAGAGAACCTTTTCTTTATGGAGACATCAGCGCTGGAATCCACCAACGTCGAAACATGCTTTCTAACTATTTTAACCGAGATATACCGAATCAATGCCAAGAAAACACTCACTTCAAATGGTGATGCAGATCATAGTGATACTTCAGGTCTTCTTAAAGGAAGTAGAATAATTGTTCCTGGTAATCAAATGGATGCTACTGGAAAGAAGGGTGGTTGTTGTTTTGCCTCATAG